The following coding sequences lie in one Chelmon rostratus isolate fCheRos1 chromosome 2, fCheRos1.pri, whole genome shotgun sequence genomic window:
- the LOC121624091 gene encoding zinc finger and SCAN domain-containing protein 22-like → MTKLELLNVFLNDRLTAAAEEIFRAVKDTVVEYQSEILRSKEENERLKRLLNVAVQRLLLQPEPHSAQPQEDGQPCESQWSGSVELLPQIKEEPKLRSIQADCSQEARESEEGNCSHVEPLQRPNPPPAQTVCRRQSVSPPPLTSQEVKAESDREDSSKQQPANCLPSPMTVNSNCRAAQSSFCASPAKSHRTQKTDQQVKGLLRSNGKQNAHILQIKNVRSLKPPPSRSSHPSQSIQRWHSCKECGKGFSFACQLEVHMRWHTKEKPYSCAVCRKSFTTVSMLKRHHRIHTGEKPFRCHVCGKCFNQSAHLNTHFRLHTRERASWSRAPHSK, encoded by the exons ATGACCAAACTGGAGCTGTTGAACGTGTTTTTGAACGACAGGCTGACAGCGGCCGCCGAAGAGATTTTTCGCGCCGTTAAAGACACGGTGGTGGAGTATCAGAGCGAAATACTGCGTTCCAAAGAGGAGAACGAACGGCTCAAACGGCTGCTCAATGTAGCCGTCCAACggctcctgctgcagccag AGCCTCACTCTGCTCAGCCCCAAGAAGATGGTCAGCCCTGTGAGTCTCAGTGGAGCGgcagtgtggagctgctgccACAGATCAAAGAAGAGCCAAAACTCAGAAGCATTCAAGCAGATTGTTCACAAGAAGCGAGAGAGTCTGAGGAAGGAAACTGCAGTCACGTCGAGCCACTACAGAGGCCAAATCCTCCGCCAGCCCAGACTGTGTGTCGCAGACAAAGTGTCTCCCCACCTCCGCTTACATCCCAGGAGGTAAAggcagagagtgacagagaggacagcagcaaacagcagccagccaACTGCCTACCATCCCCCATGACTGTTAATTCAAACTGCAGAGCCGCTCAGAGCAGTTTTTGTGCCAGCCCTGCAAAGAGTCACAGGACTCAGAAAACAGACCAGCAGGTGAAGGGGCTGCTTCGCTCAAATGGCAAACAGAACGCACACATACTGCAAATTAAGAATGTGAGATCCCTGAAGCCCCCTCCATCTCGCTCCTCTCACCCAAGCCAGAGCATCCAGAGGTGGCACAGCTGTAAAGAGTGCGGGAAGGGCTTCAGCTTTGCCTGCCAGCTGGAGGTCCACATGCGCTGGCACACCAAGGAGAAGCCGTACAGCTGCGCAGTGTGCCGGAAGAGCTTCACCACGGTCAGCATGCTGAAGAGGCACCACCGCATCCACACAGGGGAAAAGCCCTTCCGCTGCCATGTCTGCGGGAAATGCTTCAACCAGTCAGCACACCTCAACACCCACTTCAGGCTCCACACCAGAGAGAGGGCCAGCTGGAGCCGAGCACCACACTCCAAGTGA
- the zc3h11a gene encoding zinc finger CCCH domain-containing protein 11A isoform X1: MTNHGDDCYFFYYSTCTKGDSCPFRHCEAAMGNETVCNLWQEGRCFRNVCKFRHMKITKNRKEIPCYWENQAAGCQKPHCAFFHEKPRYIDGMFVSPDKSLSKNEEQPHEEPAPPPAAPLPTATNPQLRGVIKTEAQEPVPSPTHPPVVINPADDDEDEDDQFSEEGEDGKLGSSSRKLPKSDDSLNFGVSTLEEIRLRKALKASMKRAGYPIQSADTSANREKENIRSFFRPGLHEARDGLLEEAESPRGSVTERLGRKMPSTDVKSREGVPLRRSLAERLGRVVDQEAPLMPLKKALMPVKERLGLSAESVATQPAETNKESTEGPEQIHIKTLEEIKQEKAAKSQSKGGPSVVAPEISSTKTTRGVKRAISIKDHSISHVKTFSEILCAKKRRQEEQQEQNKTAKHTVEKALGKSQAEPDTAKPGPEAINLGGVRVKTLEEIRREKAERIQAQQALEAKNKDSSDTEENSAKKPRLLRISKPASQTGNTTAEKSAEVTEKPLKSHAVASETNVTNGNSVKVKTFEEIMREKRLRKQEMEEQAKGSSEAEPGQKQTTEGTLKRKVPVKVSLTPPGSSSPSSTTPVPDTTLSTQKVPVRKLIPLRSKAALNSNTTPGTRGAAGTSVPVKQSSSPLEAETESCSQSPSSLREVPDKNTNSTTLSPAKQTRVSPQGPVAEAFTAEKTLNNNQKKSPEHTTDTKVRPKLNVKPSVMKLAVQVKPGQKRRGAERSAVAAVKPLNSASTVLEEPLQETTCRDRQVLASSSAEAQLSSAVPPSPSTLLDSGCSSSPLREELQTVPVFKHSQSQETKPTVSVPSAREACTVPQSPVLKTPTQPKSRRTSVAASRTISTSNAAASASAVDDFEELINEFTDDHLEDEDVDPAIGEDDLLQELSEMIDS; encoded by the exons ATGACCAACCATGGAGATGACTGCTACTTCTTCTACTATTCCACCTGCACTAAA GGAGACAGTTGCCCCTTCAGACACTGTGAGGCAGCTATGGGCAATGAGACCGTCTGCAACCTCTGGCAGGAGGGACGATGCTTCCGTAATGTCTGCAAGTTTCGCCACATGAAGATCACA aaaaaccgAAAGGAGATACCTTGTTATTGGGAGAACCAAGCAGCCGGCTGCCAGAAGCCACACTGTGCCTTCTTCCATGAAAAGCCCCGCTACATTGACGGCATGTTTGTCTCACCTGATAAAA GTCTAAGCAAGAATGAGGAACAGCCGCATGAGGAACCAGCTCCCCCACCAGCTGCCCCTCTCCCCACTGCAACCAATCCTCAGCTCAGAGGTGTCATCAAGACAGAAGCTCAGGAGCCAGTACCGAGTCCCACCCATCCACCTGTGGTGATCAATCCAGCAGATGATGACGAGGATGAAGACG ACCAGTtctcagaggagggagaggatggcaAGCTTGGCTCTTCCTCTAGAAAACTACCCAAATCAG ATGACTCGCTGAACTTTGGAGTGAGCACGCTGGAGGAGATCCGGCTGAGGAAGGCCCTGAAGGCCAGCATGAAGAGAGCTGGTTACCCCATCCAGAGTGCTGATACCTCAgccaacagagagaaagaaaacatccgGTCATTTTTTCGACCAGGCCTGCATGAAGCGAGAGACG GCCTACTTGAAGAAGCTGAGAGCCCAAGAGGCAGTGTGACTGAAAGGCTTGGGAGGAAGATGCCCAGCACGG ATGTGAAAAGCAGAGAAGGTGTCCCACTGAGAAGGAGTCTAGCTGAGCGTCTGGGCAGAGTTGTGGATCAGGAAGCGCCATTAATGCCCCTGAAGAAAG CTTTGATGCCTGTCAAGGAAAGACTTGGATTGTCTGCAGAGTCTGTTGCCACTCAACCAG CTGAAACCAACAAAGAGTCAACGGAAGGTCCTGAGCAGATTCACATCAAAACTCTGGAGGAGATCAAACAGGAGAAGGCAGCAAAGTCTCAGTCAAAAGGGGGCCCTTCAGTCGTGGCTCCAGAAATCAGCAGTACCAAAACCACCAGAGGTGTCAAACGAGCCATTAGCATAAAAGACCACTCCATTAGCCACGTTAAAACGTTCTCTGAGATTCTTTGTGCCAAGAAGAGAAGACAGGAAGAACAGCAGGAGCAGAATAAGACGGCCAAACACACTGTGGAGAAAGCTCTGGGAAAGAGCCAGGCAGAGCCTGACACAGCCAAGCCTGGTCCTGAGGCCATAAACCTCGGGGGTGTAAGAGTAAAGACCCTGGAGGAGATCCGCAGGGAGAAGGCAGAGAGGATTCAGGCTCAGCAGGCCCTGGAGgctaaaaacaaagacagctctGATACTGAGGAAAACAGTGCTAAGAAGCCACGCCTACTGCGCATCAGTAAACCAGCGTCCCAAA CAGGCAACACCACAGCAGAGAAGAGTGCTGAGGTGACAGAGAAGCCACTGAAAAGTCATGCTGTTGCTTCTGAG ACAAATGTTACCAATGGTAACAGTGTCAAGGTCAAGACCTTCGAGGAGATCATGAGGGAGAAACGCCTCCGCaagcaggaaatggaggagcAGGCCAAAGGCTCGAGTGAAGCAGAACCTGGTCAGAAACAGACCACTGAAGGAACCCTGAAGAGAAAGGTTCCTGTTAAAGTCAGTCTCACACCGCCAGGCTCTTCATCACCTTCCTCCACCACTCCGGTCCCTGACACTACCCTTTCCACCCAGAAGGTCCCTGTTCGTAAACTGATCCCCCTCAGATCCAAGGCTGCTCTGAACAGCAATACTACTCCTGGTACCAGAGGGGCTGCTGGTACCTCAGTCCCTGTGAAGCAGAGCTCTTCTCCACTGGAGGCTGAGACTGAGTCCTGCTCTCAGAGCCCCAGCAGCTTAAGGGAGGTcccagacaaaaacacaaactctaCCACATTGTCACCAGCCAAGCAGACCAGAGTGTCTCCTCAGGGTCCTGTTGCAGAGGCCTTTACtgctgaaaaaacactgaacaataaTCAGAAGAAATCCCCAGAGCACACTACAGATACCAAAG TGAGGCCCAAACTGAATGTGAAGCCGTCTGTCATGAAGCTTGCAGTGCAGGTGAAACCAGgccagaagaggagaggagcagagcgaTCTGCTGTCGCTGCTGTTAAACCTTTGAACAGCGCCTCCACAGTGTTGGAGGAGCCACTACAGGAGACaacatgcagagacagacag GTGTTGGCATCTTCCAGTGCAGAGGCTCAGCTGAGCTCTGCTGTACCACCTAGTCCCAGCACCTTGTTGGACtcaggctgcagctccagcccACTAAGAGAGGAGCTCCAGACTGTCCCTGTCTTCAAACACAGTCAGAGCCAGGAAACCAAGCCAACTGTCAGTGTTCCTTCTGCCAGAGAGGCCTGTACAGTCCCCCAAAG CCCAGTGCTGAAGACTCCCACTCAGCCAAAGTCACGGAGAACAAGCGTAGCTGCGTCCCGCACCATCTCCACCTCCAACGCTGCTGCCTCCGCCTCTGCTGTGGACGACTTTGAGGAGCTGATCAATGAATTCACTGACGACCATTTGGAGGATGAAGACGTGGACCCTGCCATCGGAGAGGATGACCTGCTGCAGGAACTGTCagagatgattgacagctga
- the zc3h11a gene encoding zinc finger CCCH domain-containing protein 11A isoform X2: MTNHGDDCYFFYYSTCTKGDSCPFRHCEAAMGNETVCNLWQEGRCFRNVCKFRHMKITKNRKEIPCYWENQAAGCQKPHCAFFHEKPRYIDGMFVSPDKSLSKNEEQPHEEPAPPPAAPLPTATNPQLRGVIKTEAQEPVPSPTHPPVVINPADDDEDEDDQFSEEGEDGKLGSSSRKLPKSDDSLNFGVSTLEEIRLRKALKASMKRAGYPIQSADTSANREKENIRSFFRPGLHEARDGLLEEAESPRGSVTERLGRKMPSTDVKSREGVPLRRSLAERLGRVVDQEAPLMPLKKALMPVKERLGLSAESVATQPAETNKESTEGPEQIHIKTLEEIKQEKAAKSQSKGGPSVVAPEISSTKTTRGVKRAISIKDHSISHVKTFSEILCAKKRRQEEQQEQNKTAKHTVEKALGKSQAEPDTAKPGPEAINLGGVRVKTLEEIRREKAERIQAQQALEAKNKDSSDTEENSAKKPRLLRISKPASQSNTTAEKSAEVTEKPLKSHAVASETNVTNGNSVKVKTFEEIMREKRLRKQEMEEQAKGSSEAEPGQKQTTEGTLKRKVPVKVSLTPPGSSSPSSTTPVPDTTLSTQKVPVRKLIPLRSKAALNSNTTPGTRGAAGTSVPVKQSSSPLEAETESCSQSPSSLREVPDKNTNSTTLSPAKQTRVSPQGPVAEAFTAEKTLNNNQKKSPEHTTDTKVRPKLNVKPSVMKLAVQVKPGQKRRGAERSAVAAVKPLNSASTVLEEPLQETTCRDRQVLASSSAEAQLSSAVPPSPSTLLDSGCSSSPLREELQTVPVFKHSQSQETKPTVSVPSAREACTVPQSPVLKTPTQPKSRRTSVAASRTISTSNAAASASAVDDFEELINEFTDDHLEDEDVDPAIGEDDLLQELSEMIDS, from the exons ATGACCAACCATGGAGATGACTGCTACTTCTTCTACTATTCCACCTGCACTAAA GGAGACAGTTGCCCCTTCAGACACTGTGAGGCAGCTATGGGCAATGAGACCGTCTGCAACCTCTGGCAGGAGGGACGATGCTTCCGTAATGTCTGCAAGTTTCGCCACATGAAGATCACA aaaaaccgAAAGGAGATACCTTGTTATTGGGAGAACCAAGCAGCCGGCTGCCAGAAGCCACACTGTGCCTTCTTCCATGAAAAGCCCCGCTACATTGACGGCATGTTTGTCTCACCTGATAAAA GTCTAAGCAAGAATGAGGAACAGCCGCATGAGGAACCAGCTCCCCCACCAGCTGCCCCTCTCCCCACTGCAACCAATCCTCAGCTCAGAGGTGTCATCAAGACAGAAGCTCAGGAGCCAGTACCGAGTCCCACCCATCCACCTGTGGTGATCAATCCAGCAGATGATGACGAGGATGAAGACG ACCAGTtctcagaggagggagaggatggcaAGCTTGGCTCTTCCTCTAGAAAACTACCCAAATCAG ATGACTCGCTGAACTTTGGAGTGAGCACGCTGGAGGAGATCCGGCTGAGGAAGGCCCTGAAGGCCAGCATGAAGAGAGCTGGTTACCCCATCCAGAGTGCTGATACCTCAgccaacagagagaaagaaaacatccgGTCATTTTTTCGACCAGGCCTGCATGAAGCGAGAGACG GCCTACTTGAAGAAGCTGAGAGCCCAAGAGGCAGTGTGACTGAAAGGCTTGGGAGGAAGATGCCCAGCACGG ATGTGAAAAGCAGAGAAGGTGTCCCACTGAGAAGGAGTCTAGCTGAGCGTCTGGGCAGAGTTGTGGATCAGGAAGCGCCATTAATGCCCCTGAAGAAAG CTTTGATGCCTGTCAAGGAAAGACTTGGATTGTCTGCAGAGTCTGTTGCCACTCAACCAG CTGAAACCAACAAAGAGTCAACGGAAGGTCCTGAGCAGATTCACATCAAAACTCTGGAGGAGATCAAACAGGAGAAGGCAGCAAAGTCTCAGTCAAAAGGGGGCCCTTCAGTCGTGGCTCCAGAAATCAGCAGTACCAAAACCACCAGAGGTGTCAAACGAGCCATTAGCATAAAAGACCACTCCATTAGCCACGTTAAAACGTTCTCTGAGATTCTTTGTGCCAAGAAGAGAAGACAGGAAGAACAGCAGGAGCAGAATAAGACGGCCAAACACACTGTGGAGAAAGCTCTGGGAAAGAGCCAGGCAGAGCCTGACACAGCCAAGCCTGGTCCTGAGGCCATAAACCTCGGGGGTGTAAGAGTAAAGACCCTGGAGGAGATCCGCAGGGAGAAGGCAGAGAGGATTCAGGCTCAGCAGGCCCTGGAGgctaaaaacaaagacagctctGATACTGAGGAAAACAGTGCTAAGAAGCCACGCCTACTGCGCATCAGTAAACCAGCGTCCCAAA GCAACACCACAGCAGAGAAGAGTGCTGAGGTGACAGAGAAGCCACTGAAAAGTCATGCTGTTGCTTCTGAG ACAAATGTTACCAATGGTAACAGTGTCAAGGTCAAGACCTTCGAGGAGATCATGAGGGAGAAACGCCTCCGCaagcaggaaatggaggagcAGGCCAAAGGCTCGAGTGAAGCAGAACCTGGTCAGAAACAGACCACTGAAGGAACCCTGAAGAGAAAGGTTCCTGTTAAAGTCAGTCTCACACCGCCAGGCTCTTCATCACCTTCCTCCACCACTCCGGTCCCTGACACTACCCTTTCCACCCAGAAGGTCCCTGTTCGTAAACTGATCCCCCTCAGATCCAAGGCTGCTCTGAACAGCAATACTACTCCTGGTACCAGAGGGGCTGCTGGTACCTCAGTCCCTGTGAAGCAGAGCTCTTCTCCACTGGAGGCTGAGACTGAGTCCTGCTCTCAGAGCCCCAGCAGCTTAAGGGAGGTcccagacaaaaacacaaactctaCCACATTGTCACCAGCCAAGCAGACCAGAGTGTCTCCTCAGGGTCCTGTTGCAGAGGCCTTTACtgctgaaaaaacactgaacaataaTCAGAAGAAATCCCCAGAGCACACTACAGATACCAAAG TGAGGCCCAAACTGAATGTGAAGCCGTCTGTCATGAAGCTTGCAGTGCAGGTGAAACCAGgccagaagaggagaggagcagagcgaTCTGCTGTCGCTGCTGTTAAACCTTTGAACAGCGCCTCCACAGTGTTGGAGGAGCCACTACAGGAGACaacatgcagagacagacag GTGTTGGCATCTTCCAGTGCAGAGGCTCAGCTGAGCTCTGCTGTACCACCTAGTCCCAGCACCTTGTTGGACtcaggctgcagctccagcccACTAAGAGAGGAGCTCCAGACTGTCCCTGTCTTCAAACACAGTCAGAGCCAGGAAACCAAGCCAACTGTCAGTGTTCCTTCTGCCAGAGAGGCCTGTACAGTCCCCCAAAG CCCAGTGCTGAAGACTCCCACTCAGCCAAAGTCACGGAGAACAAGCGTAGCTGCGTCCCGCACCATCTCCACCTCCAACGCTGCTGCCTCCGCCTCTGCTGTGGACGACTTTGAGGAGCTGATCAATGAATTCACTGACGACCATTTGGAGGATGAAGACGTGGACCCTGCCATCGGAGAGGATGACCTGCTGCAGGAACTGTCagagatgattgacagctga